Proteins from a genomic interval of Papaver somniferum cultivar HN1 chromosome 4, ASM357369v1, whole genome shotgun sequence:
- the LOC113275236 gene encoding protein ODORANT1-like has protein sequence MGRQPCCDKLGVKKGPWTTEEDKKLVNFILNNGQCCWRAVPKLAGLLRCGKSCRLRWTNYLRPDLKRGLLTEDEEQLVIDLHARLGNRWSKIAGRLPGRTDNEIKNHWNTHIKKKLIKMGINPATHEPLNKQETDTLKTTASPLTVSQPESEETMEKTGLVVEENLSSSPPENCTSSNESGSTSDNSHEEDPIIRLAWDDEALLDSLSWDFPVPEQSYDNAGEASSAVENGFGWLFEYQDFGVEELDFGFDHVAIDMDINTFLMG, from the exons ATGGGAAGACAACCTTGCTGTGACAAACTTGGAGTGAAGAAAGGACCATGGACGACTGAAGAAGATAAGAAGCTTGTTAATTTCATACTTAACAATGGTCAGTGTTGCTGGAGAGCTGTTCCTAAACTCGCTGGTTTGCTTCGTTGTGGCAAGAGTTGTCGTCTTCGCTGGACTAATTATCTTCGGCCGGACTTAAAGCGAGGTCTTCTTACGGAAGACGAAGAACAGTTGGTTATTGATCTTCATGCTCGCCTTGGTAACAG GTGGTCTAAGATTGCAGGAAGATTACCGGGAAGGACAGATAATGAAATAAAGAACCACTGGAACACTCACATAAAGAAAAAACTTATTAAGATGGGAATTAATCCTGCCACTCATGAACCACTTAACAAACAAGAAACTGATACACTAAAGACAACAGCATCTCCGTTGACCGTTAGCCAACCGGAGTCCGAGGAGACTATGGAAAAAACTGGCCTAGTTGTCGAGGAGAATTTGAGTTCATCACCACCAGAAAATTGTACTTCAAGTAATGAGTCTGGATCAACATCCGATAACAGTCATGAGGAAGACCCAATAATTAGGTTGGCATGGGACGACGAAGCATTACTTGATTCACTGTCGTGGGATTTTCCGGTACCGGAACAATCTTACGACAATGCTGGGGAGGCTTCATCGGCTGTGGAAAATGGGTTTGGATGGTTGTTTGAGTATCAAGATTTTGGAGTGGAGGAGCTTGATTTCGGGTTTGACCATGTAGCCATAGACATGGATATTAACACATTCCTAATGGGGTAG